The following proteins are encoded in a genomic region of Poecilia reticulata strain Guanapo linkage group LG11, Guppy_female_1.0+MT, whole genome shotgun sequence:
- the oprd1a gene encoding opioid receptor, delta 1a isoform X1: MEPSTVPGAAAQLSLSDLYSVIPFNVTFPEELAELNATDPGSPVRGAGGMVIAVSITALYSVICVVGLLGNVLVMYGVVRYTKMKTATNIYIFNLALADALATSTLPFQSAKYLMNTWPFGQALCKLIIAIDYYNMFTSIFTLTMMSVDRYIAVCHPVKALGFRTPVKAKMINVLIWVLSSAIGVPIMVMAVTRVTEAGNITCMLKFPDPDWYWDTVTKICVFIFAFVVPVMVITVCYGLMILRLRSVRLLSGSKEKDRNMRRITRMVLVVVAAFIICWTPIQIFIIVRTMVEIDTRNPFVIASWHLSIALGYTNSSLNPVLYAFLDENFKRCFRDFCLPCRTRMEQNSVTSARNTTREPVSVCAPTEAGRKPA, from the exons ATGGAGCCCTCCACGGTCCCCGGAGCCGCAGCGCAGCTCTCCCTGTCCGACCTGTACTCGGTCATCCCCTTTAACGTCACCTTCCCGGAGGAGCTGGCCGAGCTGAACGCCACCGACCCCGGGAGCCCGGTGAGGGGCGCCGGGGGGATGGTCATCGCCGTGTCCATCACGGCGCTCTACTCGGTCATTTGCGTCGTGGGACTGCTGGGCAACGTCCTCGTCATGTACGGAGTGGTCAG ATACACCAAGATGAAGACAGCCACAAACATCTACATCTTTAACCTGGCCCTGGCCGATGCCCTGGCCACCAGCACGCTGCCTTTCCAGAGCGCAAAGTACCTCATGAACACCTGGCCCTTTGGACAGGCTCTGTGCAAGCTCATCATCGCCATTGACTACTACAACATGTTCACCAGTATCTTCACCCTCACTATGATGAGTGTGGACCGCTACATCGCTGTGTGCCATCCCGTCAAGGCATTGGGCTTTCGGACACCGGTCAAGGCCAAGATGATCAACGTCTTGATATGGGTCCTGTCGTCCGCGATTGGGGTGCCGATTATGGTTATGGCTGTGACCAGAGTGACAGAGGCTG GTAACATTACATGCATGTTGAAATTTCCTGACCCTGACTGGTACTGGGACACCGTGACTAAGATCTGTGTTTTCATCTTCGCCTTTGTGGTCCCTGTGATGGTCATCACTGTTTGCTACGGCCTGATGATCCTGCGTCTGAGGAGCGTCCGTCTGCTTTCGGGCTCCAAGGAGAAAGACCGCAACATGCGGCGAATCACCCGCATGGTCCTGGTTGTGGTGGCGGCCTTCATCATCTGCTGGACCCCCATCCAGATCTTTATCATCGTGAGGACGATGGTGGAGATCGACACCAGGAATCCTTTTGTCATAGCCAGCTGGCACTTGTCCATCGCCTTGGGCTACACCAACAGCAGTCTCAATCCTGTCCTCTATGCCTTTTTGGATGAAAATTTCAAGCGATGCTTCAGGGATTTCTGCCTGCCCTGTCGGACCCGCATGGAGCAGAACAGTGTGACCAGCGCCCGCAACACCACCCGGGAGCCGGTGTCTGTCTGTGCTCCGACCGAGGCAGGAAGGAAGCCTGCATGA
- the oprd1a gene encoding opioid receptor, delta 1a isoform X2, whose translation MKTATNIYIFNLALADALATSTLPFQSAKYLMNTWPFGQALCKLIIAIDYYNMFTSIFTLTMMSVDRYIAVCHPVKALGFRTPVKAKMINVLIWVLSSAIGVPIMVMAVTRVTEAGNITCMLKFPDPDWYWDTVTKICVFIFAFVVPVMVITVCYGLMILRLRSVRLLSGSKEKDRNMRRITRMVLVVVAAFIICWTPIQIFIIVRTMVEIDTRNPFVIASWHLSIALGYTNSSLNPVLYAFLDENFKRCFRDFCLPCRTRMEQNSVTSARNTTREPVSVCAPTEAGRKPA comes from the exons ATGAAGACAGCCACAAACATCTACATCTTTAACCTGGCCCTGGCCGATGCCCTGGCCACCAGCACGCTGCCTTTCCAGAGCGCAAAGTACCTCATGAACACCTGGCCCTTTGGACAGGCTCTGTGCAAGCTCATCATCGCCATTGACTACTACAACATGTTCACCAGTATCTTCACCCTCACTATGATGAGTGTGGACCGCTACATCGCTGTGTGCCATCCCGTCAAGGCATTGGGCTTTCGGACACCGGTCAAGGCCAAGATGATCAACGTCTTGATATGGGTCCTGTCGTCCGCGATTGGGGTGCCGATTATGGTTATGGCTGTGACCAGAGTGACAGAGGCTG GTAACATTACATGCATGTTGAAATTTCCTGACCCTGACTGGTACTGGGACACCGTGACTAAGATCTGTGTTTTCATCTTCGCCTTTGTGGTCCCTGTGATGGTCATCACTGTTTGCTACGGCCTGATGATCCTGCGTCTGAGGAGCGTCCGTCTGCTTTCGGGCTCCAAGGAGAAAGACCGCAACATGCGGCGAATCACCCGCATGGTCCTGGTTGTGGTGGCGGCCTTCATCATCTGCTGGACCCCCATCCAGATCTTTATCATCGTGAGGACGATGGTGGAGATCGACACCAGGAATCCTTTTGTCATAGCCAGCTGGCACTTGTCCATCGCCTTGGGCTACACCAACAGCAGTCTCAATCCTGTCCTCTATGCCTTTTTGGATGAAAATTTCAAGCGATGCTTCAGGGATTTCTGCCTGCCCTGTCGGACCCGCATGGAGCAGAACAGTGTGACCAGCGCCCGCAACACCACCCGGGAGCCGGTGTCTGTCTGTGCTCCGACCGAGGCAGGAAGGAAGCCTGCATGA